The sequence AAAAACGCACCTGCCTTCTGATGAAGCAGCAACACATCTAGGACCTGACGCTATGGAGACCCTCACCTGGTGGGACACGGACGTCACTGAGGCAGTTAATTTTAGCAGCAACAGAAGGGCTCACTGCTTCAGAGCATTTAAATACATTACATTATGCTCAGGCCATGGACGACAACACAGTCTATTCAGGACCATCCTTCTTCCTGACCTGCTGGCCTCGGGCCAGCACCCTATTGTCATTCCAACAGTTTGAGAAAGTGTTCACATATCAGTCAGAACCAGCCTTCCAACAGTCACTTAAAAATCTATTCAGTATTCTTACTTATTTTTCCCTCAAGAGGCGACTTTCAAGCCCATTGAAATTTTGGCGGGAAGAATAATAAACTACTAAGTAACCAGGGAGTGATAATCATTCTATCATGTATAATCTTTCTTGTCCTGAACCGCAGTATTTTTTCCTGTTCAAACTTCCTCTTATCCTACACCTCAGGTGAGCGGCTTTGTGGGTTCACACAGGTCAAAAGTTAGGTCTTCCTCCCAACAACGCTTTTTGTTACCTGCCAATTCTGCCTTCCTTTCTAATGTGAAGTTTCTGTTTCATACCTTATTTCAAATGTCCACGGCCTTACAGGGTCATGATGATCCCAGGAAGCTCTGATGCAGGAGAAGCCAGAGAACAGACCagctctcacctacatctctgcCGTCTGCCTCCAGGGCCCTTGGCCCCGGGTCAGGTACAGCATTGCCTTGAAGACAGGGAAGTGTGCTCCCTCCACCCGTGGGGCCAGGGCCAAGGCTGAGTGGGTTTTTAAAGGGCCTGAGAGGTTGTCATGACCTGTGGGGCAAACGTAGGCTGGTCCCTGAACCTCACACAGAGCACAGTGTGGTCTGAGAGAATGTTCCCCCAGCAGAAAAGCGGATACAGCTTCAGAAAAAGACAAGAGAGGGGAGACAGCAACAAACAGAGGGCTTGCCTAACTTGGCAGAGACCCCAACATTTCAGGCCCCTAAGATGCCTCACCAAGACAAATGCAATTAATCTTCCGAGTTGACTAATGGCtaatctaagaaagaaagaaatctagcaagagaaaaagagagaaaggggacgGAGGGAGCAAGGAAACACTGGACTACTCTATCAAGTGAGGGGTGGACATGAAACAGGAACTCACAGGTCGAGTTTCTACAGTGATCTGCTCTGAAAAGGTAATGGGAAATCCATGTTCTATGCATTATCTAACAACATGTGTATCTGATACATAATATCTATTTTAATGTTCTATAATGCTCCCTCCCACAACTGGGATGGGAGGTAGCAAAGAGGGAAACCTGGAAGGCAGGGGGTGTGGACACCACTGCTTCTTAGGAATAGCATCCTGCTGTCATTCACTCAATAAACAtggagaaaagaacaaagctatGCTAAAGCACCGCGGGAGGCAAGAATGCAGAACAGGCTGACAGAACGCTGCCAGACTTTCAAGAGAGACTGCAAGACACAGAACTGTTCTCGTTCTTGACAGTGTGGTAGAGGGAATTGTCACCTCTTCCGAACTCACACCTTTCCCCACTGGACTTCCTCTTGTTGACTCAGCCTCAGTCTCACAACTTGCTCTAGGCAACAGGACCCTGGTTTGAGAAGCGCCTTTTTACAGCTCTGCCACAACCATGAGAAGGTCCTCTGCCCTCGAGAGTCACTGATGCCTTGGCCTGGGCCCCAGAATGAACACGTGGAAGTTGACCCACAAGTCAACCTGTGGCAGGAGCCAAACTAGTTAGAGGTAACACAGACCAGTCAACTTCCACCCAAATCAACAGAAACATGAGCAAGAATGAATGACTGATGCTGCAGGGCCCTCAGTTCGGGGATGTTTGTTATGCAGCCTTGTTGTGGCAATAGCTGACTGATACAGATGGCTTCCCCACAGGGAATCTACAAGCCACTTAGAGACAGCTCGTCTCTCCACATTAACAAAGAAACCAAAGCTACTTACCAGGCTCACCCTTCTTCTTTGACCCAGACTTCTTCTTTGCAGGAGCCTCTTGCTTTGGTGCTTCCTGGCTCTGGACCATGTCTGCATTTTTGCCCTGGGTAGGAGCTGACTCTGCCTTTTTACCCTGATTGGCAGATGCATCCACCTTCTTGCCCTGGTTGGGGGACCCTTCTGACTTTTTGCCTTGGTTTGAAATTCCCTCTGCCTTTTTCCCTTGATTTGGGGTCCCATCTGCTTTTTTCCCCTGGTTCGCAATACCCTCCACCTTTGTGCCCTGATTAGCAACTGAATCTGCCTTTTTGCCCTGATTCTGGCCTGCCTCCACTTTTCTGCCCTGGTTCTGGGCCCCCTCTGCCTTCTTGCCCTGGTTCTGGGCTCCCTCTGCCTTCTTGCCCTGGTTCTGGGCCCCCTCTGCCTTCTTGCCCTGATTGGGGGTCCCTTCTGCCTTCCTACCCTGGTTCTGGGCCCCCTCTGCCTTCTTGCCCTGGTTGGGGGTCCCGTCTGCTTTTTTACTCTGGTTTTGAACCGCTTCTACCATTTTGCCCTGGTCCAGGGTACTCTGCTCTTTTCTGCCCTGATTCTGGTTCCCCTCTGCCTTTTTTCCCTGATTCTGGTTCCCCTCTGCTTTTTTGCCCTGGTTCTGGGCCCCCTCTGCTTTCTTGCCTTGGTTCTGGGCCCCCTCTGCCTTTTTGCCCTGGTTCTGGGCCCCCTCTGATTTCTTCCCTTGGTTCTGGCCCCCCTCTGCCTTTTTGCCCTGGTTGGGGGTTCCCTCTGATTTCTTTCCCTGGTTCTGGTTCCCCTCTGCCTTCTTGCCCTGGTTCTGGGCCCCCTCTACCTTCTTGCCCTGGTTTTGGGCCCCCTCTGCCTTCTTGCCCTGGTTTTGGGCCCCCTCTGCCTTCTTGCCTTGATTCTGGGCCCCCTCTGCCTTCTTGCCTTGATTCTGGGCCCCCTCTACCTTCTTGCCTTGGTTCTGGGCCCCCTCTGATTTCTTGCCTTGGTTCTGGGCCCCCTCTGCCTTCTTGCCTTGATTCTGGGCCCCCTCTGTCTTCTTGCCTTGGTTCTGGGCCCCCTCTACCTTCTTGCTCTGGTTGGGGGTCCCCTCTGATTTCTTGCCTTGGTTCTGGGCCCCCTCTGATTTCTTGCTTTGGTTCTGGGCACCCTCTGATTTCTTGCCTTGGTTCTGGGCACCCTCTGATTTCTTGCCTTGGTTCTGGGCCCCCTCTGCCTTCTTGCCCTGGTTCTGGGCCCCCTCTGCCTTCTTGCCTTGGTTCTGGGCCCCCTCTGATTTCTTGCCCTGATTCTGGGCACCCTCTGATTTCTTGCCCTGGTTCTGGGCCCCTTCTGCTTTCTTGCCCTGGTTCTGGGCACCCTCTACCTTCTTGCCCTGGTTCTGGGCCCCCTCTGATTTCTTGCCTTGGTTCTGGGCTCCCTCTGATTTCTTGCCTTGGTTCTGGGCCCCCTCTGATTTCTTGCCCTGGTTCTGGGCCCCCTCTGATTTCTTGCCCTGGTTCTGGGCCCCCTCTGCCTTCTTGCCTTGGTTCTGGGCCCCCTCTGCCTTCTTGCCTTGGTTCTGGGCCCCCTCTGCTTTTTTGCCCTGGTTCTGGGCCCCCTCTGCCTTCTTGCCTTGGTTCTGGGCGCCCTCTGCTTTCTTGCCTTGGTTCTGGGCGCCCTCTCCCTTCTTGCCTTGGTTCTGGGCACCCTCTCCCTTCTTGCCTTGGTTCTGGGCCCCCTCTCCCTTCTTGCCCTGGTTCTGGGCCCCCTCTCCCTTCTTGCCCTGTGTAGAGCTAGTAGCAGGGGCACTACCTTTGGCGCCCACTGGGGACACCACCACCATAGGCACCTCCTTGGGAGCAGCTTCCAAGATGGCAGCCTTTGAGGCAAGAACCTGGATGGAATTCACTACAGAGCTGACTGCTGGTTCCACCTTTGccacttttttctccttcttctttttgtCCTTTGGGGAAGAAGCCAGCTTCTCTTGAGGCATGGCTGATACTGTGGCTACAGGGGCAGTGACCACAGGGGACTGGACTGAGGTTGGAGCCACCGCCACTGCAGGTGCCCACACTGGGTCCTTGGGGAGGATGGTCACTCCAGGGGTGGGCTCATGGTCAGGTATCTTCCCGTTGGgcttctcctcctttttcttggtctttcctttcttctccactgtcttctccttcttcttcttctccactttctggtGGTTGGTCTTCGCCATTTCCTTGCGCTGGTTGGCCAGAGCTTCTTCATACGACGTCTCCTTCATGGAGAAGGTTGACACGAGGAAGATGCCGATGGCAGAAACAACCATGAATCCACCAAAGACCACAACCCCCAAGGTCTGAGTGTCGTAAATATCCATCCTGGCTGGTTTTCCTTTCACCTGCCAAATACATACACGGCAGTTACTTTCTGTAGAAACCGAGGCATTTGACAGTCACCGTCCCCACTCGCAGCACCTAACATATGGTTCCACTAATCCTTCAGACTgataaaatcaaagaagaaacaaaccagGCAATCTCTGCTGTCACCTGTTCTCCCTGCCCCCTCAGAAGTGAGCAACTTTTACACAAGCTGGGACACATGAAGCCATGGAGAGATGGCAGCAGGCAGCTCCATGACCAGGGCATGTGGCGCCCATGCGACTCAGGAGCCGTGACCCCAGGTCAAGATGTTCCCCACCACAGGGTCAAAGATGCACATGAACACAAGCACGGGCAGTGTTAGGTAACTGGAAGTGGTAAGGACTGTGTCAGAGTGCCAACTACATCAGGAGCAGGAGTCACCCGGTCACAGGTGATGACTGCAGAAACGTGAGCACTAGGTTGATGTATCTTTTGCCTTCTCATATCAGGACAGATTTTTCCCCTCCTCAACTCAAGTTGACTGATATTAAGAATACCATGTGAGTCAAATCAAACACAGCTGCTGGCTCTCGCTCACAGCATCCAGGCCAGCGGGTCTCATGAGCGCtctttctctgctgcccccttttccccAGGCCTGATAAACACAAGTACCCACCCAGGGGCAGAGATGAGAACCTGCACATTACAATCCCAAAGGTGATCAACGTGTGGTGAGGAAAATCGGAGCCTGTGAATCCGCACATTAGGAAACAGGAAATATCAGTCCTGGGAGGCTGACCAAGTAAGACCTCAGGTCTGAATTCCACATCCAGAGGCTGCAAAGAGGGAGGGGGACAGCGTCACCAGGTCCACTCCTCACCTTGGGGAGAGGACCCTTTGTCTGTTGACACACTCCCAACCACGAGTATGAACTACCCTTCTCGCTGGCTGGGGACCAAAGTCCACAAGGTTGGAGGTGGCCAGGTCCACACCCAACAGCTGTCAGCCGGGCTATACCTGACTTCAGCGAGGAACTCCAAGGGGTCTGTTTCTTGGATACACTCAACGTTTACCAACTAATTTTGCTGCTGGTATCATAGTTCCAGTCCCTGACCTGGGGTCAGACCTGACCTGCTGACCCAGGAGGACCAGCAGTGCAGTAGCTATGGGAACGCGTGTgtgagaggctgggggagggcaggggcaaaGGAGGAGAGCTAAGCGGTCCCCCAAATCTCTGGAGCTGGGATAGGCCAGGCCCAGGCttctcagtggcttaaaatgaGATTTCTCTTCCTGTGCGAGTGGGGGCTTCTAAACAGCCATGGAATCCAAATTTTGACATTAGCGGGTTTGAGAGGAGGGACTGAGCTCAGCATCCTATTCTAAGGAAAATCACTCTCATCGTAGGAAAAACGTATGACTTTGCTGTCTTTCCACGAAACCCCTGCAGGAGGAGGGTGGACTATGTATGCCCTGCTCTCCAGGGCAGCACCTTCCTCAGGGGCAGCTGGACACTTACCTCTCCCAGATTGTTGCCGGGGCCTGCAGCT is a genomic window of Bos mutus isolate GX-2022 chromosome 13, NWIPB_WYAK_1.1, whole genome shotgun sequence containing:
- the RRBP1 gene encoding ribosome-binding protein 1 isoform X2, translating into MDIYDTQTLGVVVFGGFMVVSAIGIFLVSTFSMKETSYEEALANQRKEMAKTNHQKVEKKKKEKTVEKKGKTKKKEEKPNGKIPDHEPTPGVTILPKDPVWAPAVAVAPTSVQSPVVTAPVATVSAMPQEKLASSPKDKKKKEKKVAKVEPAVSSVVNSIQVLASKAAILEAAPKEVPMVVVSPVGAKGSAPATSSTQGKKGEGAQNQGKKGEGAQNQGKKGEGAQNQGKKGEGAQNQGKKAEGAQNQGKKAEGAQNQGKKAEGAQNQGKKAEGAQNQGKKAEGAQNQGKKSEGAQNQGKKSEGAQNQGKKSEGAQNQGKKSEGAQNQGKKVEGAQNQGKKAEGAQNQGKKSEGAQNQGKKSEGAQNQGKKAEGAQNQGKKAEGAQNQGKKSEGAQNQGKKSEGAQNQSKKSEGAQNQGKKSEGTPNQSKKVEGAQNQGKKTEGAQNQGKKAEGAQNQGKKSEGAQNQGKKVEGAQNQGKKAEGAQNQGKKAEGAQNQGKKAEGAQNQGKKVEGAQNQGKKAEGNQNQGKKSEGTPNQGKKAEGGQNQGKKSEGAQNQGKKAEGAQNQGKKAEGAQNQGKKAEGNQNQGKKAEGNQNQGRKEQSTLDQGKMVEAVQNQSKKADGTPNQGKKAEGAQNQGRKAEGTPNQGKKAEGAQNQGKKAEGAQNQGKKAEGAQNQGRKVEAGQNQGKKADSVANQGTKVEGIANQGKKADGTPNQGKKAEGISNQGKKSEGSPNQGKKVDASANQGKKAESAPTQGKNADMVQSQEAPKQEAPAKKKSGSKKKGEPGPPDANGTLHLPYKTLVSAVGSMVLSEGEAQRLMEILADKAGIVQDTWHKATQKGDPVVILKRQLEEKEKLLATEQEDAAVAKSKLRELNKELAAEKAKAAAGEAKVKKQLVAREQEITAVQARMQASYREHVKEVQQLQGKIRTLQEQLENGPSAQLARLQQENSILRDALNQATSQVESKQNAELAKLRQELGKVSKELVEKSEAVRQEEQQRKALEAKAAAVEKQVLQLQASHKESEEALQKRLDEVSRELCRAQSSHASLRADAEKAREQQQQMAELHGKLQSSEAEVRGKCEELRGLHGQLDEARAQNSQLTERIRSIEALLEASQAQDAQASRVEADQQQARLMELESQVWCLEKEATELREAVEQQKAKNNDLREKNWKAMEALASAEKSCEEKLRSLTQAKEESEKQLSLTEAQTKEALLALLPGLPTSTNQSYAEWLQELKENACLELSKRPQASPEPSDLAAKLREAEETQSGLQAECDQYRSILAETEAMLKALQKSVEEEEQVWKARVSAAEEELQESRVTVKHLEEVVEKLKGELESSDQLRQLLLESQSQLDAAKSEAQKQSDELALVRQQLSEMKSHVEDGDVAEAPRAEQDPAELKTQLERTEALLGDEQTRRQKLTAEFEEAQLVASQLQAELEKLRCTSALGSSEVEEAAQLKERLEKEKKLTDDLGRAATKLQELLKTTQEQLAKEKDTVQKLQERLDRPEDGSSKEGTSV
- the RRBP1 gene encoding ribosome-binding protein 1 isoform X1 — its product is MDIYDTQTLGVVVFGGFMVVSAIGIFLVSTFSMKETSYEEALANQRKEMAKTNHQKVEKKKKEKTVEKKGKTKKKEEKPNGKIPDHEPTPGVTILPKDPVWAPAVAVAPTSVQSPVVTAPVATVSAMPQEKLASSPKDKKKKEKKVAKVEPAVSSVVNSIQVLASKAAILEAAPKEVPMVVVSPVGAKGSAPATSSTQGKKGEGAQNQGKKGEGAQNQGKKGEGAQNQGKKGEGAQNQGKKAEGAQNQGKKAEGAQNQGKKAEGAQNQGKKAEGAQNQGKKAEGAQNQGKKSEGAQNQGKKSEGAQNQGKKSEGAQNQGKKSEGAQNQGKKVEGAQNQGKKAEGAQNQGKKSEGAQNQGKKSEGAQNQGKKAEGAQNQGKKAEGAQNQGKKSEGAQNQGKKSEGAQNQSKKSEGAQNQGKKSEGTPNQSKKVEGAQNQGKKTEGAQNQGKKAEGAQNQGKKSEGAQNQGKKVEGAQNQGKKAEGAQNQGKKAEGAQNQGKKAEGAQNQGKKVEGAQNQGKKAEGNQNQGKKSEGTPNQGKKAEGGQNQGKKSEGAQNQGKKAEGAQNQGKKAEGAQNQGKKAEGNQNQGKKAEGNQNQGRKEQSTLDQGKMVEAVQNQSKKADGTPNQGKKAEGAQNQGRKAEGTPNQGKKAEGAQNQGKKAEGAQNQGKKAEGAQNQGRKVEAGQNQGKKADSVANQGTKVEGIANQGKKADGTPNQGKKAEGISNQGKKSEGSPNQGKKVDASANQGKKAESAPTQGKNADMVQSQEAPKQEAPAKKKSGSKKKGEPGPPDANGTLHLPYKTLVSAVGSMVLSEGEAQRLMEILADKAGIVQDTWHKATQKGDPVVILKRQLEEKEKLLATEQEDAAVAKSKLRELNKELAAEKAKAAAGEAKVKKQLVAREQEITAVQARMQASYREHVKEVQQLQGKIRTLQEQLENGPSAQLARLQQENSILRDALNQATSQVESKQNAELAKLRQELGKVSKELVEKSEAVRQEEQQRKALEAKAAAVEKQVLQLQASHKESEEALQKRLDEVSRELCRAQSSHASLRADAEKAREQQQQMAELHGKLQSSEAEVRGKCEELRGLHGQLDEARAQNSQLTERIRSIEALLEASQAQDAQASRVEADQQQARLMELESQVWCLEKEATELREAVEQQKAKNNDLREKNWKAMEALASAEKSCEEKLRSLTQAKEESEKQLSLTEAQTKEALLALLPGLPTSTNQSYAEWLQELKENACLELSKRPQASPEPSDLAAKLREAEETQSGLQAECDQYRSILAETEAMLKALQKSVEEEEQVWKARVSAAEEELQESRVTVKHLEEVVEKLKGELESSDQVREHTWRLEAELEKHVAAASAECQSYAQEVAGLRQLLLESQSQLDAAKSEAQKQSDELALVRQQLSEMKSHVEDGDVAEAPRAEQDPAELKTQLERTEALLGDEQTRRQKLTAEFEEAQLVASQLQAELEKLRCTSALGSSEVEEAAQLKERLEKEKKLTDDLGRAATKLQELLKTTQEQLAKEKDTVQKLQERLDRPEDGSSKEGTSV